A part of Primulina eburnea isolate SZY01 chromosome 10, ASM2296580v1, whole genome shotgun sequence genomic DNA contains:
- the LOC140803944 gene encoding small ribosomal subunit protein eS12-like — MSGEEAAVVETPAPVLGEPMDIMTALQLVIKKSLAHGGLTRGLHEGAKAIEKHAAQLCVLAEDCNQPDYIKLVKALCADHNVNLITVPSAKSLGEWAGLCKIDSEGKARKVVGASCVIVKDFGEESEGLHIVQEYVKSH; from the exons ATGTCTGG GGAAGAGGCTGCTGTTGTGGAGACACCTGCTCCAGTTCTTGGCGAGCCTATGGACATCATGACAGCGTTGCAACTTGTGATTAAAAAGTCATTAGCTCATGGTGGTCTAACTCGTGGCCTTCATGAAGGTGCAAAAGCAATTGAGAAGCATGCTGCCCAGCTTTGTGTATTGGCTGAAGACTGCAACCAACCAGACTACATTAAATTGGTGAAGGCATTGTGCGCCGACCATAATGTCAACCTGATAACTGTTCCAAGTGCTAAGTCACTTGGTGAATGGGCTGGT TTGTGCAAGATTGATTCAGAAGGAAAGGCGAGGAAAGTTGTTGGGGCCTCTTGTGTTATTGTGAAG gATTTTGGCGAGGAAAGTGAAGGCCTCCACATTGTTCAGGAGTATGTCAAGTCTCACTAA